A portion of the Ascochyta rabiei chromosome 13, complete sequence genome contains these proteins:
- a CDS encoding Autophagy protein 22, whose protein sequence is MSYQDEDDEAAAIQPRVRYEGEDTSPTTARELNGWYAYPIAAEVFAVVAVGAFLPVVLEQLARENGHFFSDRSKPCVEHAGTVRIRADNGTAADGQKEQCMIRLMGKDLSTSSFSLYTFSAAVFVQAIVLVLFSSFADHGPYRKKMLTVCAYTGSVVSMLFIFVSPTIYYLAPILVILGVTSLGFSFVLLNAFLPLLVANHPSESHLKSFNSESSTSLDQELESFNPNGDSGMRRRASPDKLTKDLKRSAVISSKGVGYGYIAAVFVQVIAILILFLFSKTAFGKAHPSFSMRVILFVVGLWWAIFTIPTLLWLRPRPGSPLPTKQERSFGKQPSRIQRFLYYLSFSLRSFWTTLRRAIRLRQTFLFLVSWFLLSDAVATISGTAVLFARTELQMSTIAIALLSITSIGSGIIGAFAWPRIAARYALQSKTVLLLCVAGMEIIPLYGLLGYIPLFRKLGFIGLQQAWEIYPVAVLHGIVMGGISSYARSVYAPLIPEGSEAAFFALYAVTDKGSSAFGPALVAWIVDHAGSIRPAFIFLAVLVVLPAPLLWKLDVEKGREDARAMADNEIGPGRGSYERVGGD, encoded by the exons ATGTCCTACCAGGATGAGGACGACGAGGCGGCGGCAATTCAGCCACGGGTTCGCTACGAAGGCGAAGACACCAGTCCAACGACGGCCCGCGAGCTGAACGGCTGGTATGCTTATCCCATTGCGGCAGAGGTATTCGCCGTAGTCGCCGTTG GCGCCTTTCTCCCTGTCGTTCTTGAGCAGCTGGCTCGTGAAAACGGACACTTCTTCTCCGACAGGAGCAAACCGTGCGTCGAGCATGCCGGAACTGTGCGGATCCGTGCCGATAATGGTACTGCTGCAGATGGCCAGAAAGAGCAGTGCATGATCAGATTGATGGGGAAGGACCTGTCGACGAGTAGCTTCTCGCTGTACACTTTCTCGGCTGCTGTGTTTGTGCAGGCTATTGTTCTGGTGCTGTTCAGCTCGTTTGCCGACCATG GCCCGTATCGAAAGAAGATGCTCACAGTCTGCGCCTATACCGGCTCCGTCGTCAGCATGCTCTTCATCTTCGTTTCGCCGACGATATACTACCTTGCTCCTATTCTTGTCATTCTGGGTGTTACCAGTCTAGGCTTCTCCTTTGTTTTGCTGAACGCTTTCCTGCCGTTGCTGGTTGCCAACCATCCTTCCGAGTCGCATCTCAAGTCCTTCAACTCGGAGTCATCCACCTCCCTGGATCAGGAACTAGAGAGCTTCAATCCCAACGGTGATAGTGGAATGCGCCGTCGTGCCAGCCCAGATAAACTGACCAAGGACCTAAAACGCTCGGCAGTGATATCCAGCAAAGGTGTTGGCTACGGGTACATCGCCGCGGTGTTTGTTCAAGTCATCGCCATCCTGATTCTCTTCTTGTTCAGCAAAACCGCCTTTGGCAAAGCCCACCCCAGCTTCTCCATGCGCGTCATCCTCTTCGTCGTTGGGCTGTGGTGGGCCATCTTCACAATCCCGACATTACTTTGGCTGCGACCACGCCCCGGCTCGCCTCTGCCCACAAAGCAAGAACGCTCCTTCGGCAAGCAACCGTCCAGGATCCAGCGATTCCTCTACTACCTTTCCTTCTCGCTCCGCTCCTTCTGGACGACTCTCCGCCGCGCAATCCGCCTCCGCCAGACGTTTTTGTTCCTGGTCAGCTGGTTTCTGCTCTCCGACGCCGTTGCCACAATCTCCGGCACCGCCGTGCTCTTTGCTCGCACAGAGCTCCAGATGAGCACCATCGCCATTGCACTGCTGTCGATAACGTCCATCGGCTCCGGCATCATCGGCGCGTTCGCGTGGCCGCGCATTGCGGCCAGATACGCACTGCAGTCCAAGACAGTCCTGCTGTTGTGCGTCGCAGGCATGGAAATCATTCCCCTGTACGGCCTCTTAGGATACATTCCGCTCTTCAGGAAACTCGGCTTCATCGGCTTGCAGCAGGCGTGGGAAATCTACCCCGTTGCCGTCCTGCACGGCATCGTCATGGGGGGCATCAGCTCGTACGCGCGCTCCGTGTACGCGCCGCTTATCCCCGAGGGTAGCGAGGCCGCCTTCTTCGCCCTGTACGCCGTCACGGATAAGGGCAGTAGTGCGTTTGGCCCTGCGCTCGTGGCCTGGATCGTCGACCATGCGGGGAGCATCCGGCCCGCGTTCATCTTCTTGGCGGTCCTGGTCGTCCTGCCTGCGCCCTTGCTGTGGAAGCTGGATGTCGAGAAGGGAAGGGAGGATGCGAGGGCTATGGCGGACAATGAGATTGGACCCGGGAGAGGGAGTTATGAGAGGGTGGGTGGGGATTGA